A portion of the Carassius carassius chromosome 42, fCarCar2.1, whole genome shotgun sequence genome contains these proteins:
- the LOC132124440 gene encoding interferon-induced protein 44-like, with product MGSGESKTGVLDEAWRTFDWRQKEVLKERLEKFTLSNPDVTNIKILVAGQTGEGKSSFINSVLSVFQGEIVNEAIADTSESPTSYSFTTRRRTYRIRSADADLPFELCDIKGLEPEKISKSQIDDIVNTIYGHVKEGYKFEEKSLTSDDEHYNQNPSLSDQAFCLVYVIDACTIHLAAVDKIITEKLKLIRRTISDNGIPQVIVMSKVDEAGPLVKNDLKMVYRSKIIKERMEMCSATVGVPVSYIFPVKNYHFEIDTNDDVDVLILKALDQIVRSADARLRRGASNE from the exons ATGGGATCAGGTGAATCAAAAACTGGAG TACTGGATGAAGCATGGAGGACATTTGACTGGAG ACAGAAGGAAGTGCTGAAAGAACGTCTAGAAAAGTTTACTCTGAGTAATCCAGATGTGACGAACATCAAGATCCTGGTGGCTGGACAAACTGGAGAAGGGAAGTCCAGCTTTATTAACTCTGTCCTTAGTGTCTTTCAAGGAGAAATAGTTAATGAAGCAATAGCTGATACTTCGGAATCACCCACCAGTTACAGTTTCACAACAAGA CGAAGAACATACCGCATCAGAAGTGCAGATGCAGATTTGCCTTTTGAATTATGTGACATAAAAGGTTTAGAACCTGAAAAAATATCTAAGAGTCAAATAGATGACATTGTCAACACCATATATGGACATGTGAAGGAGGGATATAAA TTCGAGGAGAAATCCCTCACTAGTGACGATGAGCATTACAATCAAAACCCTTCACTGTCTGATCAAGCCTTCTGCCTAGTTTACGTCATAGATGCATGTACAATCCATCTCGCTGCAGTAGATAAGATAATTACTGAGAAATTGAAACTCATTCGCCGGACCATCAGTGATAACG GGATTCCTCAAGTGATTGTCATGTCTAAAGTGGATGAAGCAGGTCCTCTGGTCAAAAATGATCTAAAGATGGTCTACAGAAGCAAGATCATCAAAGAGAGG ATGGAGATGTGCAGTGCCACAGTAGGTGTTCCAGTGAGCTACATCTTCCCAGTGAAGAACTATCATTTTGAGATTGACACAAATGATGATGTTGATGTCTTGATTCTCAAGGCATTAGATCAGATTGTGCGTTCTGCTGATGCAAGACTGAGGCGTGGTGCTTCTAACGAATGA
- the LOC132124441 gene encoding uncharacterized protein LOC132124441 — MAFSTERQKKESSLYKFHAIIKESSVIEEGTPTRYHLKPRTDSRDPSKPYIKVTFGERDTKKLHKTLLLVGGTGTGKTKLIDVMINYMLGVQREDKVWFEITDDQSYYSQVHTQTTGITVYEFYLHESPIHLTIIDTPGYGDTHGVEKDKEIAESLLSLSKSAEGIHKIHAVCLVIKATQTRISERELYILDAVQSLFGRDIAENIILLLTHSRGTIPKNILTAVKEAKIKCAVNQQNEPVYFLFDNCQTEPADETNEMLKQSWNLTSTEITGFFKLLENIKAKSLKMTQGVLEKRKQLETKISDLQSLIQKIDTKQNELKQAQEALEQNKKDAEENQNFEYEVEVVYIEKVDIDRSVASVAMCCTICEENCHYPGCWWCCGLSWCKVMKNNYCTVCTNKCHYSKHVKEAKIYETKMKREKMTDEDLKMKYNDSIIKIKEGESVVKKLEEELQILEIEKVIFVMEAYHCVDILDWIALNTDSVFTLQHVEFLIEKLKEICKSEKAKTLEKKKKRAREEKNKVLKYMKTC, encoded by the exons ATGGCATTTTCTACTGAAAG ACAAAAAAAGGAATCAAGTTTGTACAAATTTCATGCAATCATCAAAGAAAGTAGTGTAATTGAGGAGGGGACTCCTACTCGATATCATCTGAAACCCAGGACAGACTCTCGTGATCCATCTAAACCATACATAAAAGTTACCTTTGGGGAGAGAGACACAAAGAAACTCCATAAAACCCTTCTGCTGGTGGGAGGAACAGGAACAGGGAAAACAAAACTAATCGATGTGATGATCAACTACATGTTGGGTGTTCAGAGAGAAGACAAGGTTTGGTTTGAGATCACAGATGATCAGAGCTACTACTCACAAGTTCATACTCAGACCACCGGTATCACTGTTTATGAGTTTTATCTACACGAGAGTCCAATCCATTTAACAATCATCGACACTCCAGGATATGGAGACACACATGGAGTTGAGAAAGATAAAGAGATTGCTGAGAGTTTGCTCAGTTTAAGTAAATCTGCTGAAGGTATTCATAAAATACATGCAGTGTGTCTGGTGATTAAAGCAACCCAGACTCGAATATCTGAAAGAGAATTATACATACTTGATGCTGTTCAGTCTTTATTTGGAAGAGATATTGCTGAGAACATCATCTTGCTCCTCACACACTCACGTGGAACTATCCCTAAAAATATTCTGACAGCTGTTAAAGAGGCTAAAATCAAGTGTGCAGTAAATCAGCAGAATGAGCCTGTGTACTTCCTGTTTGACAACTGTCAGACAGAACCTGCTGATGAAACTAATGAAATGCTGAAACAATCATGGAACCTAACTTCCACAGAAATTACAGGATTTTTCAAATTGCTTGAAAACATAAAAGCAAAATCACTGAAGATGACTCAAGGTGTTTTGGAGAAAAGGAAGCAGTTGGAGACAAAAATCTCTGATCTACAATCACTTATTCAAAAGAttgacacaaaacaaaatgagCTGAAACAAGCTCAGGAAGCTCTGGAGCAAAACAAGAAAGATGCTGAAGAAAACCAGAACTTTGAGTATGAAGTTGAAGTGGTCTACATAGAGAAGGTTGATATTGATCGTTCTGTAGCCAGTGTGGCGATGTGCTGCACCATCTGTGAAGAAAACTGTCATTATCCAGGATGCTGGTGGTGCTGTGGTCTCTCATGGTGTAAAGTCATGAAGAATAATTACTGTACAGTGTGTACTAATAAATGCCACTACAGCAAACATGTCAAAGaagcaaaaatatatgaaacAAAGATGAAGAGGGAAAAAATGACAGATgaagatttaaaaatgaaatataatgacAGTATAATCAAAATTAAGGAAGGTGAGTCTGTGGTCAAGAAGCTGGAAGAAGAACTACAAATTTTAGAGATTGAGAAAGTAATATTTGTGATGGAAGCTTATCACTGTGTGGATATTCTGGACTGGATCGCACTGAACACTGATTCTGTGTTCACACTTCAGCATGTTGAATTTCTGATTGAGAAGCTGAAGGAAATCTGTAAGTCTGAAAAGGCTAAAAcactggaaaagaaaaaaaagagagcaagagaagaaaaaaacaaagtgcTTAAATACATGAAAACATGTTAA